In the genome of Henningerozyma blattae CBS 6284 chromosome 5, complete genome, one region contains:
- the NTE1 gene encoding lysophospholipase (similar to Saccharomyces cerevisiae NTE1 (YML059C); ancestral locus Anc_4.318) has product MTIRTVVKYSVYLANIIIRFLLNKIFFHSKKTFIFSILFIGYLTYYLFRDRALSPYKKLTPDIIPLQSSTTNQHPISGRKKKSHIAKENDTKDTESHPQINSISSYLEKFLRGIKIFGYLEKPVFNSLIKNIKTQKLSDGELLIIDDSSGFIILIEGTLQLYHRAMTTTATTTPTTRSPSSSAISLNSSQSDVESSVLNSSHSDRPFDSDSDWDSDVDIHSDSMEDEEVDSTFENEDFIYLKNNLGKYQLLNIVKNGSPVSSLVNILNLFTDSSSSTTATTANSSPSVSPTTSNINIESERMNLNDKNITSNVSTNNRKSSTPLSNVYSFDHKNSDDFQFLYPQPSNVIARAATDCTIAIIPSQAFKNLTSNYPKSSSHIIQMILTKLFKVTFQISNYYLGLTDEIIKMESLLNNNCKYLLPNEIKKNILEKNHSKNQFNKKNYSRLPSNISVDDSNLNLRPKMQTDLFNGEINESDLFINGNQDEDLFNSNQTVEDNFFNDKLQNSNLSVDAIQDLTNYNDDAEDENTNLSLASAILSFLGVNEHNFKPKQHKYNNNINNNNSSSIETFSNTNLLLNHIRSRKLSQSSSRSNSFSINNSNTNHNYHHNSTSNTNLKILPSDFAIKKSKKKSDKKFSNSTTNSTSNSNSTHYNINKKKKKIYKEIIPEHLTFESAKIELAKNIEVTFFKKGTTIVEQDTNGKGLFYIIDGKIDVTVIKNRNDHSQFGTDDNYTHVLKKNSKSSRSNQKKSRDSILFTVETGGIAGFLSSLIGYKSFVNLKAKTDVYVAFLSNKSLETICDKYVSIYLRIANTLTGLLSPRLLRIDHALEWVHLSPNEVLFEQNDPSKGIYVLLNGRLREFRQQNNKNIQSIKNKPTDDQKVTLVQELSQGESFGEVEVLTSIKRISSIVAIRESELARIPKSLFEFLAVEQPSVMFRITRTVAKKIMTSFNINTNNTYFNTMNGAGTINDNLTKFINGNGFKYDYNLMIPPTKFSSPLHSHGHILSSSSNNFKTITILPITNGIPIDLFAMNLVNAFKQVGRSTIALNQRSALTNLGKHAFDGLGKLKQSGFFTELEENYEIVVYIADAPPSSSWTTTCITQGDCVLLVADADQDTEIGETERLFLKYKNTSRTELILLHSERSVEPGSTIKWLKYRNWVHSHHHIQLEKWNWKNQHQDINSNGNFALTIMDRLIQTEFSKKTQENISKLVPDSFKNKVENFSSKFIKRKQRYYTSVNPNKNDFLRLARILSGQAIGLVLGGGGARGFSHLGIIQALEEKGIPIDLVGGTSMGSFVGGLYARDYDIVPIYGRMKKFAGRLSSIWRTLSDLTLPLTSYTTGHEFNRGIWKAFGDTRIEDFWLQYYCNSTNITESVQEIHSMGYAWRYIRASMTIAGLLPPLEENGLMLLDGGYVDNLPVDEMKARGCTKIFAVDVGSVDERLPVKYGDSLNGFWVLWNRWNPFSKGVTIPTLAEIQVRLAYVASVNALEKSKNTDGVVYVRPPIENYATLEFGKFDEIYKVGVEYGRNFLKELEENGEMPYVAGTMAVNSEFNEPQFKLHRRNSI; this is encoded by the coding sequence atgaCCATCCGTACAGTAGTCAAATATTCAGTATACTTGGCAAACATCATTATCCGGTTTCTATTGAATAAGATATTTTTCCATTCtaaaaaaacttttatcttttcaattctatTTATTGGATACTTAACATACTATTTGTTTAGGGATAGAGCCTTATCTCCATACAAGAAGTTAACTCCAGATATAATACCGTTGCAAAGCTCTACAACAAACCAACATCCAATTTCTGGTaggaaaaagaaatctCATATTGCTAAAGAGAATGATACAAAGGATACGGAATCACATCCGCaaattaattcaatctCATCCTATTTGGAGAAATTTCTTAGAGGTATCAAGATTTTTGGGTATTTAGAAAAACCAGTCTTTAATAGTTTGATTAAGAATATTAAGACTCAGAAATTATCTGATggtgaattattaattattgatgatTCCTCAGGGTTTATCATCTTAATTGAAGGTACTTTACAGTTGTATCATAGGGCAATGACAACAACTGCCACAACAACTCCAACTACTCGATCTCCGTCATCGTCGGCAATCTCTTTGAATTCGTCACAATCTGATGTGGAAAGTTCTGTCTTGAACAGTTCACATTCTGATAGACCTTTTGATTCAGATTCAGATTGGGATTCAGATGTAGATATACATTCAGATTCCAtggaagatgaagaagtaGATTCtacttttgaaaatgaagatttcatttatttgaaaaataatttaggTAAATATCAATTGTTAAATATTGTGAAAAATGGTTCGCCTGTATCTTCCTTAGTAAacattttgaatttatttacggactcttcttcttcaactACTGCCACCACTGCAAATTCTTCACCTTCTGTTTCACCAAcaacttcaaatattaatattgaatcaGAACgaatgaatttaaatgataaaaatattacatcAAATGTTAGtactaataatagaaaGTCATCCACCCCATTATCAAATGTTTATTCATTTGATCATAAAAATTCAGATGATTTCCAATTCTTGTATCCACAACCTTCTAATGTAATTGCTCGTGCTGCTACTGATTGTACAATTGCAATTATACCTTCACAagcatttaaaaatttaacttCTAATTATCCGAAGTCTTCTTCTCATatcattcaaatgattttaaCCAAACTATTTAAAGTTACTTTCCAAATCTCTAATTATTACTTGGGATTAACTGATGAGATCATTAAAATGGAATCTCtattaaacaataattgcaaatatttattaccaaatgaaataaaaaaaaatattttggaaaaaaatcattctaaaaatcaatttaataaaaaaaattattcaagatTACCAAGTAATATATCAGTCgatgattcaaatttaaatttacgTCCCAAGATGCAAActgatttatttaatggTGAAATTAACGAATcagatttatttatcaatggaaatcaagatgaagatttatttaatagtaATCAAACTGTggaagataattttttcaatgataAGTTACAAAACTCAAACTTATCTGTAGATGCTATTCAAGATTTAACAAATTATAATGATGACgctgaagatgaaaatacaaatttatcattagcATCTGCAATTCTATCATTCTTGGGGGTAAACGAGCATAATTTTAAACCAAAACaacataaatataataataatattaataataataattcttcatcaatagaaacattttcaaatacaaatttattGTTAAATCATATTAGATCAAGAAAATTGTCTCAATCATCATCAAGatcaaattcattttctataaaTAATAGCAACACTAATCATAACTATCATCATAATTCAACTTCAAAtactaatttaaaaatattaccaaGTGATTTTGCCATTAAAAAAtccaagaaaaaatctgataaaaaattttccaattctaCAACAAATTCAACatcaaattctaattcaactcattataatattaataagaagaaaaagaaaatttataaagaaattattccTGAACATTTAACTTTTGAATCAGCTAAAATAGAATTGGCTAAGAATATTGAAGTtacatttttcaaaaaaggCACCACTATAGTGGAACAAGATACAAATGGGAAAGGtttgttttatattataGACGGTAAGATTGATGTTAcagtaattaaaaatagaaatgaCCACTCCCAATTCGGTACTGATGACAATTATACTCatgttttgaaaaaaaatagcaaGTCATCTCGTTccaatcaaaaaaaatcaagagATTCTATACTTTTTACTGTTGAGACAGGTGGAATTGCAGGGtttttatcttcattaatAGGTTATAAATCATTTGTTAATTTAAAAGCCAAAACAGATGTCTATGTTgcatttttatcaaataaatcattagaAACTATTTGTGATAAATAtgtttcaatatatttaagaatAGCAAATACATTAACAGGCTTACTGTCCCCCAGATTATTAAGAATCGATCATGCATTGGAATGGGTTCATTTATCACCAAATGAAGTTCTATTCGAACAAAATGATCCTTCAAAAGGTATCtatgtattattaaatggtAGATTGAGAGAATTTAgacaacaaaataataaaaatattcaatctattaaaaataagcCTACAGACGATCAAAAAGTTACTTTAGTTCAAGAATTATCTCAAGGTGAAAGCTTTGGAGAGGTAGAAGTGTTAACTTCAATTAAACGTATTTCAAGTATTGTGGCTATTAGAGAATCTGAATTAGCTCGTATTCCAAAAAGtctttttgaatttttagcTGTAGAACAACCATCTGTAATGTTTAGAATTACACGAACAGtagcaaaaaaaatcatgacctctttcaatattaatactaataatacatattttaatacaatGAATGGTGCTGGTacaattaatgataatttaactAAGTTTATAAATGGAAATGGATTTAAATATGATTACAATTTAATGATTCCACCAACAAAATTCTCATCACCTTTACATTCTCATGGTCATATATTAAGCTcctcttcaaataattttaaaacaatcaCTATCTTACCAATTACAAATGGCATCccaattgatttatttgcAATGAATTTAGTCAACGCTTTTAAACAAGTTGGTCGTTCTACCATTGCTTTAAATCAAAGATCAGCTTTAACTAATTTGGGTAAACATGCTTTTGATGGATTAGGAAAATTGAAACAGAGTGGGTTTTTCACAGAATTAGAAGAGAATTATGAAATTGTTGTATACATAGCGGATGCACCACCAAGTTCAAGTTGGACAACTACCTGTATTACTCAAGGTGATTGTGTTTTACTAGTTGCTGATGCAGATCAAGATACTGAAATTGGTGAAACAGAaagattatttttgaaatataaaaatacttCACGAACTGAGTTAATATTATTGCATTCTGAAAGATCTGTTGAACCGGGTAGTACCATAAAATGgttaaaatatagaaattGGGTTCATTCTCATCATCATAttcaattagaaaaatggaattggaaaaatcaGCATCAAGATATTAACTCAAATGGTAATTTTGCATTAACAATTATGGATAGATTAATTCAAACTGAATTCTCAAAAAAGActcaagaaaatatatctaaattaGTACCtgattcatttaaaaataaagtggaaaatttttcttccaaATTTATAAAGAGAAAGCAAAGATATTATACATCCGTTAATCCAAACAAAAATGACTTTTTAAGATTAGCAAGGATTCTCTCAGGTCAAGCAATTGGTCTTGTATtaggtggtggtggtgctCGTGGGTTCAGTCATCTTGGGATCATACAAGcattagaagaaaaaggTATTCCCATCGATTTAGTTGGTGGCACTTCAATGGGTTCATTTGTTGGTGGGTTATATGCCCGTGATTATGATATTGTTCCTATTTATGGTAGAATGAAGAAATTTGCAGGCAGACTATCTTCAATTTGGAGAACTTTAAGTGATTTAACATTGCCATTGACAAGTTATACAACGGGCCATGAATTTAATAGAGGTATATGGAAAGCATTTGGTGATACAAGAATTGAAGATTTTTGGTTACAATACTATTGTAATTCAACAAATATTACTGAATCTGTTCAAGAAATTCACTCAATGGGGTATGCTTGGAGATATATCAGAGCATCTATGACAATAGCAGGCTTATTACCACCTCTTGAAGAGAATGGTTTAATGTTACTAGATGGTGGGTATGTCGATAATCTACCAGTTGATGAAATGAAGGCAAGAGGATGTACTAAGATATTTGCAGTTGACGTGGGATCTGTTGATGAAAGACTACCAGTGAAATACGGAGATTCATTGAATGGGTTTTGGGTCTTATGGAATAGATGGAATCCATTTTCCAAAGGTGTCACAATACCAACATTAGCTGAAATTCAAGTGCGATTAGCTTATGTTGCATCTGTGAATGCattagaaaaatcaaaaaacaCGGATGGTGTCGTATATGTGAGACCTcctattgaaaattatgcAACCTTAgaatttggtaaatttgatgaaatttataaagTCGGCGTTGAATATGGACGcaattttttgaaagaattagaagagAATGGAGAGATGCCATATGTTGCTGGCACAATGGCTGTTAATTCTGAATTTAATGAACCACAATTCAAGCTTCATAGACGCAACAGTATTTGA
- the ECM30 gene encoding Ecm30p (similar to Saccharomyces cerevisiae ECM30 (YLR436C); ancestral locus Anc_4.315), whose amino-acid sequence MGNTDSKLNNIYKQHIFKLAFPIEDGIVTEKNRIVRNTIFKENITLDELINWYDNTSFNQPPAINDSLLFKDFYLDFIAPGTRLTFESFNKIINSYELRILINSNPLTKENFINLIRFVTFKIIWTIANTSNINQLNLSLKNLLVSIRILTKILPLYYELLSNDKSYQQQTDFFWSLDTSIVFNIQSDIKLSKPIGELLIDSIINNLFLENFTIQKLNSNSKHSLWENGINTNETTYNPLLPKVDSNRLEFINLLLTLFSKDLYSNQPTNNFISYFNLTHKTNSINLINSMINCISRHCLDYKTEIAQPYKFFTLKQHQQQNLIKLRSDFIISSLQFLNLILFNTSSNNNNDNNTNDLKENFILNFISNLQKEYDMKLLLSSIAKIFKWSIDEAIEKESSPFGSFPTTTTTSKPPSTPTNNNNNNNTNNSNNSIISSATITPSKNNRTNNIYFSSNSNSNSRPTTPRSNSANDCKDNSSTKTVSTNTTVLTLPEIPTILIQMMIFFNNLIDLNTCFKNYVADKYANKFIIFSIYYLNYYNHITSLKSNLFPILINLSLNLSSKNLVKLKLLDCFTTNYYLNKLPNFFRLPNININNLTYRDFAIQHLSHYIINDIKKNSKLRPFLFELIFNLLQANNNKSTTDDALIQLSSIKNNNNNKFKKNLNSLSYNSSVAILHLLTKISNKSFLITYSNDNMMESSQDSNNNLLINNTTNNSDINDNNLNSMNDENTYCKTDKYLLSPGFKLNQLALLLRGILNYIIFNFNNAKNLLFILCRHQKVLAQIRNSMEFIDKLIKENSIKPGSTTASNNNLIGLKDYIDNSTINIGFSNKMTRLNTLIENNRYKFSSVQSNYNKRKLDTLDLTNQELIAQYIKLNNSINIIEKNYSIENEKIQAQSKPQSNNSSGSITRTSGSSLTSTIPTAIKNIDNIKTNTIPSPSVTPTPNPLTKTTTNTSINTDTQSISEMNNINNPIIPSTPNNNRTSTDSIERSAFHDLLNSTNKKFNDVANNNNYIHNSANTNNFNNNSNENHEIVEFSNPNYNPFLKNSNIYFGIRSGNWPIGLNPKKISKKASKLNLIDIWPGSQDLQIIIKIIKIFLHQFPEISTINTTEYLNLIEKFQLFKDKFLKLIDNDLPSYLREGNHNFASYSIKFDYKSKDNLPKIKSNLLQRLMYIICWKNIFDSHTTSYNISNDLLLSTTNEFFNSNKDSTNKKIIGNLKQFSINTPDLSPPPFTFKNDVNPDTIVNPSDSLIIGPKDMIDQDKISNNINVADTVTITTNNTIPPGSLEKWSSSATTSSLSRTSSKESEILNYLSNQNDVVLPPQFQFDIILPIDTPIINTLINNINNDISTINSNDSSTRNKYLLAQKSNPSTSSSNSFFNFSWAGFRKDENSETSSMNASSPMRSSFDDENSDAKRANSANNMFVLDQGLIKSNIWAGTNITLFPIIREEREEFSLLDMTSNLLKKLKFGGGSSTSVNSVESPTATNSPLVSHPAGLTRTPSRPWTPRTRGIDTSKTKDTDSALSTPTYIPRRFL is encoded by the coding sequence ATGGGTAATACagattcaaaattaaataatatttataaacaacatatctttaaattgGCCTTTCCGATAGAAGATGGCATTGTCACGGAAAAAAATAGGATAGTAAGAAATACCatctttaaagaaaatattacattGGACGAATTGATTAATTGGTATGACAACACTTCCTTCAATCAACCTCCAGCCATTAATGATTCGTTGTtgtttaaagatttttatttggattTCATTGCTCCAGGTACTCGATTAACTTTtgaatcttttaataaaatcatcAATTCTTATGAGTTAAGAATACtgataaattcaaatccaTTGACGaaagaaaatttcattaatttgattAGATTTGTtacatttaaaataatttggaCGATAGCAAATACAAGCaatattaatcaattgaatttatcattgaaaaatcttttagtttcaattagaattttaacaaaaattttacctttatattatgaattattatccaaTGATAAAAGTTATCAACAACAAactgattttttttggtcATTAGATACTTCAATTGTATTTAATATCCAATCTGATATTAAACTATCAAAACCAATTggtgaattattaattgattctattattaataatttgttccttgaaaattttacgattcaaaaattaaattcaaattctaaaCATTCACTATGGGAAAATGGTATTAATACAAATGAAACAACTTATAACCCACTACTACCGAAAGTAGATTCAAATCGTTTAGAGTTTATAAACTTATTATTAactttattttccaaagatctttattcaaatcagccaaccaataattttatttcttatttcaatttaacACATAAGACAAATTCtatcaatttaataaattccaTGATTAATTGTATATCAAGGCATTGTCTTGATTATAAAACTGAAATTGCACAAccttataaatttttcactttaAAACAACATCAACAAcagaatttaattaaattaagaTCAGATTTCATAATATCGTcattacaatttttaaatttaattttatttaatacatcatcaaataacaataatgataataatacaaatgatttaaaagagaattttatcttgaattttatttcaaatttgcaaaaagaatatgatatgaaattattattatcttcaattgctaaaatttttaaatggtCAATTGATGAAGCTATAGAAAAGGAATCTTCTCCATTTGGTTCATTTCCAACAACAACTACCACTTCAAAACCACCATCAACCccaactaataataataataataataatacaaataattcaaataattccatAATATCTTCTGCAACTATTACCCCTTCAAAGAATAATagaacaaataatatatatttcagttcaaattcaaattcaaattcaagaCCAACCACACCAAGAAGTAATTCTGCAAATGACTGTAAAGACAATAGTTCCACCAAAACTGTATCCACTAATACAACTGTACTGACTTTGCCTGAAATACCAactattttaattcaaatgatgatatttttcaataatttaattgatttaaatacttGTTTCAAGAATTATGTGGCTGATAAATATGCaaataaattcataatcttttcaatttattatttaaattattataatcatATCACTTCtctaaaatcaaatttatttccaattttaattaatctatccttaaatttatcatcCAAAAATTTggttaaattaaaattattggattGCTTTACcacaaattattatttaaataaactaCCGAATTTTTTCAGATtaccaaatattaatattaataatctaACTTATAGAGATTTTGCCATCCAACATTTATCAcattatattatcaatgatattaaaaagaattcaaaattaagaccttttttatttgaattaatttttaatcttttacaggcaaataacaataaatcGACAACTGATGATGCTTTAATACAATTATCATcgataaaaaataataataataataaatttaagaaaaatttaaattctttaagtTATAATTCTTCAGTAGCAATTCTACATCTTCtaacaaaaatttcaaataaaagttttttaataacttattcaaatgataatatgaTGGAAAGTTCACaagattcaaataataatctacTAATTAATAACACTACCAATAATAGcgatattaatgataataatcttAATTCAAtgaatgatgaaaatactTATTGTAAGActgataaatatttgttatCACCTGGTTTTaaattgaatcaattaGCTTTGTTGTTACGAggaatattaaattatattatattcaattttaataatgcaaaaaatttattattcattttatgTAGACATCAAAAAGTACTAGCACAAATTAGAAATTCCATggaatttattgataaattaattaaagaaaactCAATTAAGCCTGGTTCAACTACTgcaagtaataataacttgataggtttaaaagattatattgataattcaactattaatattggcttttcaaataaaatgacAAGATTAAATACTTTAATCGAAAATAATCGATACAAATTTTCATCAGttcaatcaaattataataaaaggAAATTGGATACATTAGATTTAACAaatcaagaattaattgcccaatatattaaattgaataattcaattaatataattgaaaaaaattattcaattgaaaacGAAAAAATTCAAGCACAATCTAAGCCtcaatcaaataattcatcagGATCAATTACTAGGACAAGTGGTAGTTCATTAACTTCTACAATACCCACAgcaatcaaaaatattgataatataaaGACAAACACTATTCCATCTCCATCTGTGACACCAACTCCAAATCCACTCACCAAAACAACTACAAATACAAGTATTAATACAGATACACAATCAATTTCTGAgatgaataatattaataatccaaTTATTCCAAGTACACCAAATAACAATAGGACAAGTACTGATAGTATAGAAAGAAGTGCATTtcatgatttattaaatagtacaaacaaaaaatttaatgatgttgcaaataataacaactaTATTCATAATAGTGCCAATaccaataatttcaataataattctaatgaaaatcaTGAAATTGTAGAATTCTCGAATCCAAATTATAAtccatttttgaaaaattcaaatatctATTTTGGAATTAGATCTGGAAATTGGCCAATTGGATTAAATCCAAAAAAGATTAGTAAGAAAGCTTCCAAGTTGAACCTAATTGATATTTGGCCAGGTTCACAAGATTTACaaatcataataaaaattattaaaattttcttacATCAATTTCCTGAAATCTCGACAATTAATACAactgaatatttaaatttaattgaaaaatttcaattatttaaagataaatttttaaaattaatagataatGATTTACCTAGTTATTTAAGAGAAGGCAATCATAATTTTGCATCATACTCAATTAAGTTTGATTATAAATCCAAAGATAACTTACCCAAAATAAAATCCAATCTTTTACAAAGATTaatgtatattatttgttggaaaaatatatttgattcaCACACTACAAGCTATAAcatttcaaatgatttattattaagtaCTACTAATGAATTCTTCAATTCCAATAAGGattcaacaaataaaaaaatcattggtaatttaaaacaattttcaataaatacTCCTGATCTTTCACCACCTCCatttacttttaaaaatgatgtCAATCCTGATACTATTGTCAACCCTTCAGATTCATTGATTATTGGGCCAAAAGATATGATTGATCaagataaaatttcaaataacaTTAATGTTGCTGATACAGTAACAATAACTACTAATAACACTATCCCGCCAGGGAGCTTAGAAAAATGGTCATCATCGGCAACTACATCTTCGTTGAGTAGAACAAGTAGCAAAGAAAGtgaaatattaaactatTTATCCAATCAAAATGATGTCGTATTGCCACCTCAATTTCAATTCGATATTATTTTACCAATTGATACGCCCATTATTAATACTCtaatcaataatatcaataatgatattagcACAATAAATAGTAATGATTCTAGCACACGTAATAAGTATTTATTGGCTCAGAAATCTAATCCAAGTACAAGTAGTTCCAATtcctttttcaatttttcatgGGCTGGATTCCGTAAAGATGAGAATTCTGAAACGAGTTCAATGAATGCCTCATCTCCCATGCGATCTTCTTTCGATGATGAGAACTCAGATGCAAAGAGGGCTAATTCTGCCAACAATATGTTTGTGTTGGATCAAGGATTAATCAAATCTAATATTTGGGCGGGTACCAATATTACATTATTCCCAATTATAAGAGAGGAGAGAGAGGAATTCTCTTTACTAGATATGACTTCTAACCtgttaaagaaattgaaatttggTGGAGGTAGCTCTACTAGTGTCAACTCTGTGGAATCACCTACAGCCACTAATTCTCCCTTGGTGTCTCATCCTGCAGGTCTTACAAGAACCCCTTCAAGACCATGGACTCCAAGAACAAGAGGAATAGACACCTCTAAGACTAAAGATACTGACAGTGCACTATCTACACCAACGTATATCCCAAGGCGTTTCTTATAA
- the LSM3 gene encoding U4/U6-U5 snRNP complex subunit LSM3 (similar to Saccharomyces cerevisiae LSM3 (YLR438C-A); ancestral locus Anc_4.319) gives MSLDAPLDLLKLNLDEKIYVKLRGARELSGILQAFDSHCNIVLSDAIETKYELVDGELKSTERNSEMLFVRGDSVTLITTEE, from the coding sequence ATGTCTTTAGACGCTCCGTTAGACCTTCTAAAACTGAACCTCGACGAAAAAATATACGTCAAATTGCGTGGCGCCAGAGAATTATCCGGCATTCTACAAGCCTTTGACTCCCATTGCAATATTGTTTTAAGTGATGCTATTGAAACCAAATATGAGTTGGTTGATGGCGAACTAAAATCGACCGAGAGAAACTCCGAAATGCTTTTTGTTAGAGGTGATAGTGTCACTCTTATAACCACTGAAGAGTAA
- the MRPL4 gene encoding mitochondrial 54S ribosomal protein uL29m (similar to Saccharomyces cerevisiae MRPL4 (YLR439W); ancestral locus Anc_4.320): protein MLGRRYIHCTLNLAARTKFTKPKPPQPNSSNPRKPTQLTHHHTNLRVTRPVPPTVAQIECPDNHPLWEFFKERQFIRDTAQLQVFKQFGRPWGITELRRKSFNDLHSLWYSCLKERNILQRERHVFLNGARAHQQNDPFEEVDAQIKTTMWRIRHVLSERDRSWNRIKNDDEELYFQKRIEFIEEFEKSFIEVEDDITAFERLERFQWIVFGISEVIEENNNIDRVFTDGIKHIANWKLQRFYNNLKKDEGSDNKNEYPLLDEIAKQGKITDIGEAFVLFASENNIQDINESCIAIKELREKIIKFKNKMRYRH from the coding sequence ATGTTGGGAAGGAGATATATTCATTGCACGCTAAATCTAGCTGCTCGTACCAAATTTACCAAGCCAAAGCCTCCACAAccaaattcttctaatcCAAGGAAGCCAACTCAATTAACTCATCACCATACAAATTTACGTGTTACAAGACCTGTTCCTCCAACTGTGGCTCAAATAGAATGCCCTGACAACCATCCTTTATGGGAGTTTTTCAAAGAACGACAATTTATTAGAGACACTGCTCAACTGCAAGTTTTTAAGCAATTTGGAAGACCTTGGGGGATTACTGAATTACGTAGGAAATCCTTTAATGATTTGCATTCGTTGTGGTATTCTTGCTtgaaagaaagaaatatattgcAAAGAGAGAGACATGTATTTCTTAATGGGGCTCGAGCACATCAACAAAATGATCCATTTGAAGAAGTCGATGcacaaataaaaacaacTATGTGGAGGATTAGACATGTTTTAAGTGAAAGAGATAGAAGCTGGAATAGAATTAAGAATGATGATGAGGAGCTTTATTTCCAAAAGagaattgaatttattgaagaatttgaaaagagtTTTATTGAAGTGGAAGATGATATTACAGCTTTTGAAAGGTTAGAGAGATTTCAATGGATCGTATTTGGCATAAGTGAAGTCATTGAAGAGAACAACAATATCGATAGAGTTTTTACCGATGGTATTAAACATATTGCCAATTGGAAGCTACAGagattttataataatttaaaaaaagatgaaggatcggataataaaaatgaatatccTTTATTAGATGAAATAGCAAAACAAGGTAAAATCACAGACATTGGTGAAGCATTTGTCTTATTTGCatcagaaaataatattcaagatATAAATGAATCATGTATAGCCATTAAAGAATTACGTGAAAAAATCATAAAGTTCAAAAACAAGATGAGATATCGACATTAA